A single Streptococcus thermophilus DNA region contains:
- a CDS encoding DUF2207 domain-containing protein — translation MKKILKGLVKYVAFTVLLACFLPLSLQHVQADEDEVEYSLPSYVGHLSIHDDGNATFTQEVTYDFDSDYKGQYVTLGKIGGYSIMDDPKVSATVNGKEKTDITVEKTDSYDGIKLKVYNSGSDGDRVVLKVTWQIQQLLNLYSDIAVLNWFPISDWDKGFGQVDFTVDGLDASQGELYAHAGYFGKDPHVKRTATGYQVHVDNLPASGKLELHAYWPMTNTLRENNQAYLLNKTNEADFLKKERNIKESKEKFRHLFYVILPLVILSFVLVGIFCYLIVLYSTRTPSFPRDARLYEAPQDLAPLVLAKNVYNQSFDKTGLKEETGPLKFKHMVQATILDLIDRGYLTFRREGDSNILTRIEKEGLSSFEGSFLDMLFDGRMEIRDSEMFSRYYLDKDALDKQFKSARTSYEREAIRSQGKRVKYQFTNDGYQVAKGVEKEEFALGLPKIYRDFSAKEKTFNILGVAALVLSMMLCSLSTLFLFAAFGSGLGFYYILGLLPIAGLTVLFWFLVKRRRQRCLDATQISTYYQWHSFKNMIKSIPSFKKSELESVILWNRILVYATLYGQAKKVSDVLKRYNIHLSNPSLDEFTYSAIPFIMLNNVNYLESYVSASDTVSSFSINSNSGSGGFGGGGFSGGGGGGGGGAF, via the coding sequence ATGAAAAAGATACTTAAAGGCCTCGTTAAATATGTTGCTTTTACTGTTTTGTTAGCCTGTTTTCTGCCATTGTCTTTGCAACACGTTCAAGCTGATGAGGATGAGGTAGAGTATAGTCTGCCTTCCTATGTTGGTCACCTTTCAATTCATGATGATGGTAATGCGACGTTTACTCAGGAAGTGACTTATGATTTTGATAGTGATTATAAAGGTCAGTATGTAACCTTGGGGAAAATTGGTGGTTATTCTATCATGGATGACCCAAAGGTTTCAGCAACCGTAAATGGGAAAGAAAAAACAGATATTACAGTTGAAAAAACAGACTCTTATGATGGTATTAAACTCAAAGTTTATAATTCAGGTTCAGATGGTGATAGGGTCGTTCTCAAAGTTACTTGGCAAATCCAACAGTTGTTGAATCTATATTCAGATATTGCAGTTTTAAATTGGTTTCCTATCTCTGATTGGGACAAAGGATTTGGACAGGTTGATTTCACAGTTGATGGTCTAGATGCAAGTCAAGGAGAGCTTTACGCTCACGCTGGTTATTTTGGAAAAGACCCACATGTTAAACGTACTGCTACAGGTTATCAGGTTCATGTAGACAATTTACCAGCATCAGGTAAATTGGAATTACATGCCTACTGGCCGATGACTAATACTTTGCGAGAAAATAATCAGGCTTATTTATTAAATAAAACGAATGAGGCAGACTTTCTTAAAAAAGAAAGAAATATCAAGGAATCTAAAGAAAAGTTTCGACATCTATTTTATGTCATCTTGCCACTTGTGATCTTAAGCTTTGTTCTTGTGGGTATTTTCTGTTACCTCATTGTTCTTTATAGTACTAGGACGCCTTCCTTCCCTCGAGATGCACGTCTTTATGAAGCCCCTCAAGATTTAGCACCTTTGGTCCTAGCCAAGAATGTTTATAATCAGTCTTTCGATAAAACAGGACTAAAAGAAGAAACAGGTCCTTTGAAGTTCAAACATATGGTTCAAGCAACCATCCTTGATTTGATTGATAGAGGTTATCTCACCTTTAGGCGAGAAGGTGATAGTAATATTCTTACACGTATTGAAAAGGAAGGTCTCTCTTCATTTGAAGGATCTTTCTTGGATATGTTGTTTGATGGTCGCATGGAAATTAGAGATAGTGAAATGTTCTCGCGCTATTATCTTGATAAAGATGCTCTAGATAAACAATTCAAGAGTGCTAGAACAAGCTATGAGCGTGAAGCTATTCGTTCTCAGGGAAAACGTGTCAAATATCAATTTACTAATGACGGCTATCAGGTAGCAAAAGGTGTAGAAAAAGAGGAATTTGCGCTAGGACTTCCTAAAATTTATAGAGATTTTAGTGCGAAAGAAAAGACATTTAACATATTGGGAGTAGCAGCTTTGGTACTTTCAATGATGCTTTGTAGTCTTTCAACCTTGTTCTTATTTGCTGCCTTTGGATCAGGTCTTGGTTTTTACTATATTCTCGGACTTCTACCTATAGCAGGACTTACCGTTTTATTCTGGTTCTTGGTGAAAAGACGTCGTCAGAGATGTCTTGATGCAACTCAAATTTCAACGTATTACCAGTGGCATAGCTTTAAAAATATGATTAAGAGTATTCCTAGTTTTAAAAAATCCGAACTAGAATCTGTTATCCTTTGGAATCGTATCTTGGTTTATGCGACACTCTATGGACAGGCGAAAAAAGTTAGTGATGTCCTAAAACGTTACAACATCCACCTCAGTAATCCATCTCTAGATGAGTTTACTTATTCTGCGATACCATTTATTATGCTGAATAATGTTAATTATCTAGAATCATATGTTTCTGCCTCAGATACCGTAAGTAGCTTTTCTATCAATTCAAATAGTGGTAGTGGCGGCTTTGGAGGTGGTGGCTTCTCTGGTGGTGGCGGAGGAGGCGGAGGCGGTGCCTTTTAA
- a CDS encoding dihydroorotase yields MLLIKNGRVVDPKSGLDTQADVLVDGKKVVKIAENIDAGDAQVIDATGLVVAPGLVDIHVHFREPGQTHKEDIHTGALAAAAGGFTTVVMMANTNPTISDKETLKEVLTSAAKENIHVKSVATITKNFDGENITDFKGLLEAGAVGFSDDGIPLTNAGIVKKAMELAKENNTFISLHEEDPDLNGVLGFNENIAKKEFHICGSTGVAEYSMIARDVMVAYDTQAHVHIQHLSKAESVKVVEFAQKLGAQVTAEVAPQHFSKTEDLLLSKGANAKMNPPLRLESDRQAVIEGLKSGVISVIATDHAPHHADEKNVADVTKAPSGMTGLETSLSLGLTYLVEAGHLSLTELLKLMTSNPSDLYGFDAGYLAENGPADLVIFADKEKRQVTADFKSKAANSPFVGEELTGSVKYTICDGEIVYQA; encoded by the coding sequence ATGTTACTGATTAAAAATGGTCGTGTTGTTGACCCTAAATCTGGTTTGGACACGCAAGCCGATGTTCTTGTGGACGGAAAAAAAGTCGTTAAAATTGCTGAAAATATCGATGCGGGAGATGCCCAAGTTATCGATGCGACTGGTCTTGTGGTTGCTCCTGGTTTGGTGGATATCCATGTTCACTTCCGTGAGCCAGGTCAAACCCATAAGGAAGACATTCATACGGGTGCCTTGGCAGCGGCTGCAGGTGGTTTTACAACAGTTGTGATGATGGCTAATACGAATCCAACGATTTCAGACAAGGAAACTTTGAAAGAGGTCTTGACTTCAGCAGCTAAGGAAAATATCCATGTTAAGTCTGTTGCGACTATTACAAAGAACTTTGATGGTGAAAATATTACTGATTTCAAGGGTTTGCTTGAAGCAGGTGCTGTTGGATTCTCAGATGACGGTATTCCATTGACCAATGCTGGGATTGTCAAAAAAGCCATGGAGTTAGCTAAAGAGAATAATACCTTTATCAGTCTTCACGAGGAGGATCCTGATCTTAATGGTGTTCTCGGTTTCAATGAAAATATTGCTAAAAAAGAATTTCATATTTGTGGGTCAACTGGCGTAGCTGAGTACAGCATGATTGCGCGTGATGTCATGGTTGCTTATGATACACAAGCACATGTTCATATTCAACACTTGTCAAAAGCTGAATCTGTAAAAGTCGTTGAGTTTGCTCAAAAACTTGGAGCACAAGTCACTGCTGAAGTGGCGCCGCAGCACTTCTCAAAAACTGAAGACCTCTTACTCTCAAAAGGCGCTAATGCCAAGATGAACCCACCACTTCGTTTGGAATCAGACCGTCAAGCCGTTATCGAAGGTTTGAAATCTGGAGTAATCTCAGTCATTGCTACGGACCACGCGCCACACCACGCAGATGAAAAGAATGTGGCTGATGTGACTAAAGCACCATCAGGGATGACTGGTCTGGAAACCTCTCTATCTCTTGGTTTAACTTATTTAGTTGAAGCAGGACATTTAAGTTTGACAGAATTATTGAAATTAATGACAAGCAACCCATCTGATCTTTATGGGTTCGATGCCGGTTATTTGGCTGAAAATGGACCAGCAGATCTTGTTATCTTTGCAGATAAGGAAAAACGTCAGGTTACAGCAGACTTTAAGTCTAAAGCAGCCAATTCACCATTTGTAGGCGAAGAGCTTACGGGCAGTGTTAAATACACTATCTGTGACGGTGAGATTGTTTATCAAGCCTAA
- a CDS encoding uracil-DNA glycosylase encodes MEHSTWHRLLKEELPNHYFSKINQFMDKVYEEGTIYPPRDKVFNALLETPFEKVRVVILGQDPYHGPNQAQGLSFSVPETIPAPPSLVNILKELGEDLGPRSHHDLTTWAEQGVLLLNACLTVPAGRANGHAGQIWEPFTDAVIKVLNQKDTPVVFILWGGYARKKKSLVTNPKHAIIESAHPSPLSAYRGFFGSKPFSKANAYLVSQGQPPIDWLK; translated from the coding sequence ATGGAACATTCGACATGGCACAGGCTTCTAAAAGAGGAATTGCCTAACCATTATTTTTCAAAGATAAATCAGTTTATGGACAAGGTCTATGAAGAGGGAACAATTTATCCCCCACGAGACAAGGTATTTAATGCTTTGTTAGAGACTCCTTTTGAAAAAGTCCGGGTGGTTATCCTTGGACAGGACCCTTACCATGGTCCTAATCAGGCTCAGGGTTTGTCATTTTCAGTACCTGAGACGATTCCAGCTCCACCTTCTTTGGTTAATATTCTCAAAGAATTGGGGGAGGATCTTGGTCCTAGAAGTCATCATGATTTAACAACTTGGGCCGAGCAAGGAGTGCTATTACTTAATGCCTGTCTGACTGTTCCAGCTGGTCGAGCCAATGGTCATGCTGGTCAGATTTGGGAACCTTTTACAGATGCTGTGATTAAGGTTCTCAATCAAAAGGATACTCCGGTTGTCTTTATACTTTGGGGCGGCTATGCTCGTAAGAAGAAATCACTAGTAACCAATCCTAAGCATGCCATTATTGAGAGTGCTCATCCTAGCCCTTTATCGGCCTATCGCGGTTTTTTTGGCAGCAAGCCTTTTTCAAAAGCCAATGCCTACCTCGTATCTCAAGGACAACCCCCAATTGATTGGTTGAAGTAA
- a CDS encoding cation diffusion facilitator family transporter translates to MTTYENLRVARRGPIVSIAAYLLLTIAKLIAGHFLNSSSLIADGFNNLSDILGNVALLIGLQLASQPADSDHRFGHWKIEDLSSLVTSFIMFVVGFQVLIQTVRKIFLREETVVDPLGAAVGVLSAIVMCAVYFYNKGLAKKLKSSALIAAAKDNLSDAVTSIGTSIAIVAASFNLTIIDYITAIIITFFILKTAYDIFMEATFSLSDGFDERNLKAYEKAILNIPKVTKVKKQRGRSYGSNIYLDIVVEMNPDLSVYESHAITEQIEEILSERFSVYDTDVHVEPAAIPEDEIYGNVLRKLIRNEKIILSKIPGYENLLAPDFFLIDENGHHQNREDVIANHQPLLNNFDKFKMTSISQKTKLISYELGGNFHTSIWRRNETWFMIYHQVTAIKDKE, encoded by the coding sequence ATGACGACGTATGAAAATTTAAGGGTAGCCAGACGAGGTCCCATCGTTAGTATTGCAGCCTACTTACTTCTTACCATTGCCAAACTTATTGCTGGACATTTTTTAAACTCCAGCTCATTGATTGCCGATGGTTTTAACAACTTATCTGATATTTTGGGGAATGTCGCCCTACTCATTGGATTACAGCTGGCTAGTCAGCCAGCTGATTCAGATCATAGGTTTGGACATTGGAAGATTGAAGATTTATCAAGCTTAGTTACTTCCTTTATCATGTTTGTAGTAGGCTTCCAAGTCCTAATTCAAACAGTCCGAAAGATTTTTTTAAGAGAAGAAACTGTCGTCGATCCTCTTGGTGCTGCCGTCGGAGTCCTCTCTGCTATTGTCATGTGTGCAGTCTATTTCTATAACAAAGGGTTAGCAAAAAAACTAAAATCCAGTGCCCTTATCGCAGCTGCTAAGGACAACCTATCAGATGCCGTGACCTCTATTGGAACTTCAATTGCCATCGTCGCAGCATCCTTCAACCTTACCATCATAGACTATATTACTGCTATTATCATCACCTTCTTCATCCTAAAGACAGCCTATGATATCTTCATGGAAGCAACCTTCAGCTTGTCAGATGGCTTTGATGAGAGAAATCTTAAGGCCTATGAAAAAGCCATTCTGAATATTCCTAAAGTTACCAAAGTTAAAAAGCAACGTGGACGTTCCTATGGTAGTAATATCTACCTTGATATTGTGGTTGAAATGAACCCTGACCTCTCCGTCTACGAGAGCCACGCCATTACGGAACAAATTGAAGAAATCCTCAGTGAGCGTTTTTCTGTCTATGATACTGATGTCCATGTAGAGCCTGCTGCAATTCCTGAAGACGAAATTTATGGGAACGTCCTTCGCAAACTCATTCGGAATGAAAAGATTATCTTATCAAAGATTCCAGGCTACGAAAACCTCTTAGCACCCGATTTCTTTTTGATTGATGAAAACGGCCATCATCAGAACCGGGAAGACGTCATTGCTAATCATCAACCGCTTCTCAATAACTTTGACAAGTTTAAGATGACATCCATCAGTCAAAAAACTAAATTAATTAGTTACGAACTGGGAGGAAATTTCCATACCAGCATCTGGCGCCGAAATGAGACATGGTTTATGATTTACCATCAAGTTACAGCTATAAAAGATAAAGAGTAA
- a CDS encoding patatin-like phospholipase family protein, which produces MKVGLVLEGGGMRGLYTAGVLDAFLEAGIKVDGVVSVSAGALFGVNYLSNQPKRALRYNKRFMGDRRYMSFWSWLTTGNFVNKEFSYYKVPMELDVFDQDAFAESGVPFYVVATDIKTGKPDYIKIDHVFEQMEALRASSALPLVSEIVEYKGKRYMDGGLADSLPIDFMENMEFDKLIVVLTRPKGYRKHPSKTSKRIYKLFYRKYPEFVEVASNRHIHYNKSIEKIETLEKSGKVYAIRPEHALEVGRLEKDPEKFEAIYQEGLKQMRNDMTNLKIFLGDN; this is translated from the coding sequence ATGAAGGTAGGCTTAGTCCTCGAAGGCGGTGGTATGCGTGGCTTATACACAGCTGGAGTTTTAGACGCTTTTTTAGAAGCAGGGATTAAGGTGGATGGTGTTGTTTCGGTATCTGCTGGAGCGCTTTTCGGTGTCAATTATCTGTCTAACCAACCCAAAAGAGCTCTTCGCTATAACAAGCGATTCATGGGAGACCGTCGTTACATGAGTTTTTGGTCATGGTTGACAACCGGTAACTTCGTTAATAAGGAGTTCTCCTATTATAAGGTTCCTATGGAGTTAGATGTTTTTGATCAGGACGCTTTTGCTGAGTCGGGTGTTCCCTTCTATGTGGTCGCTACAGATATTAAGACGGGAAAACCAGACTATATTAAGATTGATCATGTCTTTGAGCAGATGGAAGCCCTTCGTGCCAGTTCTGCACTACCTCTGGTTTCTGAAATAGTCGAGTACAAGGGCAAACGCTACATGGATGGTGGTCTGGCTGATAGTCTTCCTATTGATTTCATGGAAAATATGGAATTTGACAAACTTATTGTAGTTTTGACACGTCCTAAGGGTTATCGAAAACATCCTTCTAAAACTAGCAAGCGCATCTACAAACTCTTTTACCGCAAGTATCCTGAATTTGTTGAGGTTGCTTCAAATCGACATATTCACTACAATAAGAGCATTGAGAAGATTGAGACCTTGGAAAAATCTGGAAAAGTCTATGCCATTCGTCCAGAGCATGCGCTTGAAGTTGGTAGATTGGAAAAGGACCCAGAAAAGTTCGAAGCCATTTATCAAGAAGGATTGAAACAAATGCGTAATGATATGACCAATCTCAAAATATTTCTTGGAGATAACTAA
- a CDS encoding ABC1 kinase family protein, with the protein MASKRLRHVLKVFSSVGLLSYREKHLPQDQQTTPVKLRQAFEQLGPSFVKIGQILSTRSDLLSEAYIRELSKLQSSVPPLNKEEVMTAIRQELPTDLSEVFVDFSKEPLASGSVAQTHRARLLSGQEVIIKIQRPGIDDIVNEDIQLLIKLARHIPKHFISMVDVQEVLENLRETLIKELDFRNEAEAMKRFRANNKRVVCLGVPEVYDEFTTPHLIVEEYINGIPLNHYSQLLEAGYDLEDVGKKLMLSFIKQVFKDGYFHGDPHPGNLLVRDGKIYFIDFGIMGELEVGMRSSLNDILYSFTAQDVDGMTKAILSITQFDNGLNSAVLSQDVEQMLGRYSGVDIGSLSMTDLLEDLLTVFQKNHLKAPSQITILEKASLQIEGIFREFAPNIDLMTLAKDYFLENMGPDMLKQALNKETILIELFYLLRNGKNIPHHLHQLLELILNGRIVLNHDFINFSGRVKVFEKVLNNMVLALLTLAFLLSGALLSNKSDFQNLAWLFLGLGTVLALVTVGRIIFKKKG; encoded by the coding sequence ATGGCAAGTAAACGATTGAGACATGTGTTGAAGGTTTTCTCGTCAGTTGGTCTCCTTTCTTATCGTGAAAAACACCTTCCTCAAGACCAACAAACAACACCTGTCAAGCTCCGTCAAGCTTTCGAGCAATTGGGACCAAGTTTTGTTAAAATTGGGCAAATTCTATCGACACGCTCGGATCTTTTGTCAGAGGCCTATATCCGAGAATTATCAAAACTCCAAAGTAGTGTTCCTCCATTGAATAAAGAGGAGGTCATGACTGCCATTAGGCAAGAATTGCCAACTGATCTTTCTGAGGTTTTCGTCGATTTTTCTAAAGAGCCTCTGGCCTCTGGGTCTGTCGCTCAGACCCATCGAGCAAGGTTGTTGTCTGGTCAGGAAGTGATTATAAAAATTCAGAGACCAGGTATTGATGATATCGTAAACGAAGATATCCAGCTTCTTATTAAGCTTGCACGGCATATACCCAAGCATTTTATCTCCATGGTCGATGTTCAAGAGGTCTTGGAAAATCTGCGTGAAACCCTAATCAAGGAACTTGATTTCAGGAATGAAGCAGAGGCCATGAAACGTTTTAGGGCTAACAATAAGAGAGTGGTTTGTCTGGGTGTTCCAGAGGTTTATGATGAATTCACGACACCTCATCTCATAGTCGAAGAGTACATCAATGGGATTCCGCTTAATCATTATAGTCAACTGCTTGAAGCTGGTTATGACTTGGAAGATGTAGGCAAGAAGCTTATGCTGTCGTTTATCAAGCAAGTCTTCAAAGATGGTTATTTTCATGGCGATCCTCATCCTGGAAATCTGTTGGTACGCGATGGCAAGATTTATTTCATTGATTTTGGAATTATGGGTGAGTTGGAAGTGGGGATGCGTTCGTCCTTAAATGATATCCTATATAGTTTTACCGCACAAGATGTTGACGGCATGACCAAGGCAATCCTATCAATCACACAGTTTGATAATGGTCTAAATAGTGCAGTTCTAAGTCAGGATGTGGAGCAGATGCTGGGCCGTTATTCTGGTGTAGACATAGGAAGTTTGTCGATGACAGATTTGCTTGAAGATTTGCTGACTGTTTTCCAGAAGAATCATCTTAAAGCCCCTTCTCAAATCACTATTTTGGAGAAGGCTTCGCTTCAAATTGAAGGTATTTTTCGAGAATTTGCACCAAATATTGATCTTATGACCCTGGCCAAGGATTACTTCCTAGAGAATATGGGGCCGGATATGCTTAAGCAGGCCTTAAATAAAGAGACTATCTTGATTGAGCTCTTTTACCTGCTTCGCAATGGGAAAAATATTCCACACCATCTTCATCAGCTTTTGGAGCTGATTTTAAACGGACGAATCGTGCTTAACCATGATTTTATTAACTTTTCAGGTAGGGTTAAAGTCTTTGAGAAAGTTTTAAATAACATGGTTTTAGCCTTGCTGACATTAGCATTTCTTCTGTCTGGTGCTCTTTTGTCCAATAAATCAGATTTTCAAAATCTTGCTTGGCTTTTTCTTGGACTTGGAACTGTCCTAGCTTTAGTTACTGTAGGTCGTATAATATTTAAGAAAAAAGGATAA
- a CDS encoding phasin family protein codes for MNNLKKVLLAGIGLTAMTVDKADSFVQELVEKGRLTVEEGKELEQELKRQSKEESQEFLAKLDAKKTSVEYATKDDVRRLEEKLDALLSQNK; via the coding sequence ATGAATAATTTGAAAAAAGTTCTTTTAGCTGGTATTGGTTTGACTGCTATGACAGTAGATAAGGCTGATAGTTTTGTCCAAGAATTGGTTGAAAAGGGCCGTTTGACTGTCGAAGAAGGTAAGGAATTAGAACAAGAGCTAAAACGTCAAAGTAAAGAAGAGTCTCAAGAATTTTTAGCTAAACTTGACGCCAAGAAAACTTCAGTTGAGTATGCGACTAAAGATGATGTGAGACGTCTTGAAGAAAAACTTGATGCTTTGCTCAGTCAGAATAAATAA
- a CDS encoding AI-2E family transporter encodes MKFTKNQFIWLVVLFFSCFLIYTYWETVVSICNKIFVASQPFLFGAGIAFVVNILMSFYEKILIKFIPFGFITKIKRPVSLLLAFATIGLIFTWVVFTVLPDLIDSINTLISQDRSAINNLINWLLKNKSLQKIIQDLGGVTQVRELINSYSAQLLQQIMNGLTNFLTSLTSLPSTLINLFISIVFSCYVLVGKEKLGSQVNRLVDVYLGRYGKTFHYVVAILNNRFRNFFVYQSIEACILGTLCYIGMRIFNFPYAATISILIGFSAMIPVLGAYIGVTIGTILIMTHSVTLALLFVAYVVILQQFEGNLIYPYVVGGSTGLPVVWVILAITIGSALGGILGMLVSVPVAATLYQIVKDNVVTREKAKAVASLENSD; translated from the coding sequence ATGAAGTTTACAAAGAATCAGTTCATTTGGTTGGTTGTGCTGTTTTTCAGCTGTTTCTTGATATATACCTATTGGGAAACAGTTGTTTCGATTTGTAACAAGATATTTGTTGCCAGTCAGCCCTTCTTATTTGGAGCGGGAATTGCCTTTGTGGTCAATATCCTAATGTCTTTTTACGAAAAAATACTGATCAAGTTTATACCATTTGGTTTTATCACTAAAATTAAACGTCCCGTTTCCCTGCTCTTGGCTTTTGCAACTATCGGATTGATCTTTACTTGGGTAGTATTCACTGTCCTTCCTGATTTGATTGACAGTATCAACACCTTGATTAGTCAAGACCGCTCAGCTATTAATAATTTGATTAATTGGTTGCTTAAGAATAAATCTTTGCAGAAGATCATTCAAGACCTGGGTGGTGTGACACAGGTTAGAGAGCTAATCAATAGCTACAGCGCACAGTTGCTTCAACAAATTATGAATGGCTTGACGAATTTCTTGACTTCTTTGACTAGCCTACCATCAACTTTGATTAATCTTTTTATCAGTATTGTCTTTTCTTGCTATGTCTTGGTTGGGAAGGAGAAACTTGGTAGTCAGGTTAATCGCTTAGTCGATGTTTATTTGGGTCGTTATGGTAAGACTTTCCACTATGTGGTTGCAATTCTCAATAATCGTTTCCGCAATTTCTTTGTCTATCAGTCGATTGAAGCCTGCATTTTGGGAACCTTATGTTATATTGGGATGCGTATCTTTAATTTCCCTTACGCTGCGACCATTTCTATTCTGATTGGCTTTTCAGCAATGATACCAGTTTTGGGTGCCTATATTGGTGTTACTATTGGTACCATTTTGATTATGACTCATTCCGTGACCTTGGCACTTTTATTTGTCGCCTACGTGGTTATTTTGCAACAGTTTGAAGGGAATCTCATCTATCCTTATGTAGTTGGTGGTTCTACCGGACTTCCAGTCGTTTGGGTTATCTTGGCTATTACCATAGGGTCTGCCTTAGGGGGAATCCTGGGTATGCTGGTTTCCGTTCCAGTAGCCGCAACCCTTTATCAGATTGTTAAGGATAATGTGGTTACACGAGAAAAAGCCAAAGCAGTTGCTTCTTTAGAAAATAGTGATTAA
- a CDS encoding histidine phosphatase family protein, translating into MKFYLMRHGQTLFNTLNRIQGWCDSPLTEKGQDQARQVCAYFEKHDMTFDQYYCTTTERASDTIELATGQTDYQRVKGLKEMHFGIFEGQPEYLHSKTSVAGHFGEHYAQFGGESQDQFVERVVASAKEIVERHPEQSILAVSHAGALMTFLHAVDPERAFQSCPGNCAILVFDYDGSNFHFVKLIDPLTDQEFVEF; encoded by the coding sequence ATGAAATTCTATTTAATGCGACATGGGCAAACACTTTTTAATACACTCAATCGGATTCAAGGTTGGTGTGATTCCCCTTTGACTGAAAAAGGTCAGGACCAAGCTCGGCAGGTGTGTGCTTATTTTGAAAAACATGATATGACTTTTGATCAGTATTACTGCACGACTACTGAAAGGGCTTCTGATACCATTGAACTGGCCACTGGACAGACTGATTATCAACGTGTTAAGGGGCTTAAAGAAATGCACTTCGGTATTTTTGAGGGTCAACCGGAGTATCTTCATTCCAAGACATCTGTTGCGGGGCATTTTGGGGAGCACTATGCCCAGTTTGGTGGGGAAAGTCAAGATCAGTTTGTAGAACGAGTGGTTGCGAGTGCTAAGGAAATCGTTGAAAGGCATCCTGAACAATCTATTTTGGCTGTTAGTCACGCAGGAGCTTTGATGACTTTTCTCCATGCTGTAGATCCGGAGCGTGCCTTTCAGTCTTGTCCAGGCAATTGCGCTATCTTAGTCTTTGATTACGATGGATCGAACTTTCACTTTGTCAAACTGATTGATCCTTTAACGGATCAAGAGTTCGTGGAGTTTTAG
- a CDS encoding HAD hydrolase family protein, whose translation MNGLEDLDDDFIKITMLLCPEEANQVSQAFNRDFDGNLVAVPSGFGAIDFIQKGMHKAWGLKQLLNHWDLNEANVMAFSDSDNDIELLRMASHSYAMENASPALLQVADQIAPHHKD comes from the coding sequence TTGAATGGGCTGGAGGATTTAGATGATGATTTCATCAAAATTACCATGTTGCTGTGTCCTGAAGAGGCTAATCAGGTTTCGCAAGCCTTTAATCGTGATTTTGATGGTAATCTTGTCGCTGTTCCAAGCGGTTTTGGTGCTATTGACTTCATTCAAAAAGGCATGCACAAGGCTTGGGGGCTTAAGCAGCTTCTTAACCATTGGGACTTGAATGAGGCAAATGTTATGGCTTTTAGTGATAGTGACAATGATATTGAGCTCCTGCGTATGGCTAGTCATTCTTATGCGATGGAAAATGCCAGCCCTGCTCTTTTGCAAGTGGCAGACCAAATAGCACCGCACCATAAGGATTAA
- a CDS encoding VanZ family protein has protein sequence MRKYMIYLSSLLVTFILSYATITWLIMPVLTRYQSLTRLINHFDYTALTLILLLTLIIWLFGIQYHLKHFSVIYLYLAFSVYLLLLFMVLFTKTTDFRAISLNPFDFIKADTRTIQEAVLNIIYFIPLGGLYCINTNFKQFVIISLVTLLGIETIQFIFYLGTFAISDIILNFLGCLIGYYCCWEIKRRLS, from the coding sequence TTGCGAAAATATATGATCTACCTCAGCAGTTTATTGGTCACATTTATCCTGAGTTATGCGACGATTACTTGGCTGATTATGCCCGTTCTCACTCGCTATCAAAGCCTGACTAGGTTGATTAACCACTTTGACTATACCGCATTAACTTTAATACTCTTATTAACGCTGATTATCTGGTTGTTTGGCATTCAGTATCACCTCAAACATTTTTCAGTTATTTATCTCTATCTTGCTTTCAGTGTGTATTTATTACTGTTATTCATGGTGCTTTTTACTAAAACAACGGATTTTCGGGCGATATCACTGAATCCTTTTGACTTTATAAAAGCGGATACCAGAACGATTCAAGAGGCAGTGCTAAATATTATCTACTTCATTCCTTTAGGTGGCCTTTACTGTATCAATACTAATTTCAAACAGTTTGTCATTATCAGTTTGGTCACACTTTTAGGAATTGAAACCATTCAATTTATCTTTTATTTGGGCACATTTGCCATTAGTGATATTATCTTGAATTTTTTGGGTTGTTTGATTGGGTATTATTGTTGTTGGGAGATTAAAAGGCGGTTGAGTTGA